The genomic region CAAGCGACAAGGCTTTGCTTTGTGTTCTctagaaaagttccaagaagatccagcGTTTTCGAGCCATACTTTGTTCAGCGAAgaggcccatttttggctcaataggtatgcaaaaatgcaaaattgccgcattaaGGACGAGGAGAAGCTTGAAGAGATTCATGAGCTGCTACTTCAtgcagaaaaacaacggtttgatatAGTTTTTGGGCCGATTTCATCTGCCATATTTCTCTAAAGTGACGCCGGTGAGAACATAATCGTCAATGGGGATCTTTCTCGAActaatgataaccgactatttgacacctaaaattgaagcttgtgatctcgacgacatttggtttcaacaaggcggcgccacttcccacatagcGCATCAGTCATAGGAGCCATTGAGAACATAtttcggtgagtagataatttcacgtttaagGCCGGTCAACTGGTCACCAAGATAGTGTGATgtcacaccgttagattttttcctgtggggatatggaaggtctaaagtctatgctATACCCTCTTTTTCCGGAGTCTAATTGTAAGGTGGTGCCTGTTTTGGCTAGTTCCCAGGGAAATCAGACTGCCCTGGAACCCATTGCAGATCTGAAGTAAGTGAATCGTATCTCAGATTTCTGGAAATCAGGTTAAGCAAAAGTAAAACTCTGAAGAAACCCCCTTTAATTTATATCTACTACGACTATGAGCAGGATTACTACTAGTTATCTTGAAATGTGATAATCTCTTAATAATTTCAGTTGCGCCTTACCTTTTCCTTTCACTTTCGAACACGAGTTTTGGGTTAGATTAACATTTAGTTTGAGTTTTATTTGCAGTTGACTTTTTCAGAAACTTATCGATATCAAGCTTTCTAAAATAAAAGCACGGCGTATCGCAAGAATATATATTTGCGAAGATCTCTGTCTTTGTAGCCAAGACTTTCGGCGAGGGAAGTGGCCGAAATTTGAAGTTACGCTTGTACTCCCTTTTAGCGACAAACTGTTTTTGCACAGCCGCTTCCTTGCGGCTTAACTGAAATTGTTTGCTGGCTGCAGATGCACGCGGAGCTGGTTGTTTAGAACTTCCAACATTGATTTTCATCCTCGGCTCCGCAATAATTGAGTTAAATCGAATATTTGCTACTTTCATCGGCATTACTTTTTGTGCATGTCTTGAGATCGATGCTCTTCTAAGCTGCGGCTCTTCCAGGTCATCAAGATCAAACAGTTTTGCTTGCGTGAGCGTTGCTGCATCCAGCATCCAGTGAAGAAGACGTCGTCGTACACTGCCAGTTACAATTTTTGGAATGCTTTGTGAATGGCTGAGTTTCTTTTTGATCGACGCGTAGGGAACGCGTTTGATAGCGGGTTGGATGACGGGTTGAATGGCGGCTTCCATTGCAATTTCGTAACGACCAACAGCAGGTTGAAAGCTTTGATGACGCGGTATATAGCTCATTCGTTTTTCTGGTACACaggaattttgtaaaaatacatgTGGATTTGGTTTAGCTgcatttgttcggagattgctGATAGAGTAGGGGAAAGAAGTATAAGTAGGAGACCAATAATAGTTTGTTTGGGGGCTTAAAGATCAAAAAAGTGCAGTTCAGATAAAAAAGATCTAGTTAATCTCTCTAGCAGACCTCTCTCTGTCTCTATGATCTTAGTAGACAAGAATACGTACTAATGTTGAGATGTTAAATCCCAATTTAGATTAAGACGGTTTAGTTGGGAGTCCTTTGCCAGATCGCTTTGCTTTTCGGCGAGATCGCTCTGTGAATTCCATTTTGTGTCGCGACCTTTCGGTGTcactaaaattttgcaaatatatattttattttgaaatactaTCGTATATTCTTTGTCACTCTCACTTGTCCGAAATTTGCCTTTGTAATGATTATGTCGATTCGTGAAGCGATCGCTATCACGCGGTATATTATAGAACTGCCAGTTTGTGACTTGTGCATTACCTGAGGACAACTTGTTCGTAGACGATCTATGCCAGTAAGCGCCGCCTAACCCGCGTCGTTTCTCAAATGGTATTTTGTCGGTTTCGTAGATATTCGGtggtaaatgaaaatatttggtaTCACTGTGGTCGCGCACCAGCTTGATGTGTCGCAAGTTTATGCAGGGTCTTGGGTTTTCTGCATATATTCCAATGCGTTTTTCATAAACGCTTCGCATTTTCGTATTCAGTCGCTTTTCTGGAAGTGAATTGATAAGAAAGTGGTTTgtggttatatgtatgtaaagtgtCGTTCATACCTTCTTCACACATTTTCCGGATGATTTCCTCAGTTCTTATTCTGTATTCACTTTTCTTCGAGCTGACGCCTTTTGGCAATAAAATggttaattttgtataaatttgtagGGTATAAGTTAGTGTTTACTTACGGGTGGCTAGGAACAGGGGTAGGGTCAGACGGTCCgttagaaaattaatttcattacgCCTGCAGTATTGATGGTGCATTTTTCCAATGGTCTCGGAACGTctattggtatatatgtatgtatattatctcGAAAAGTTGGTTTATATTCTATGAAAAGTAACTTGTGCCTCTGTctctctattttatttatatatcaaatattatattgCCTATTCCTAttctatataaatattgtaactCTTCGATTATAAagcctagaaaaaaatatacatttcttttattggttatctgtataaaatttatattaaaactaattattcAGTTAAAATGACGTTTTTAAGTGTATGCTACTTTCTTAACCAAATTTTAATACAAGGGAAGTAGtagtgccagtcgtttcttctcttcgctatttggcgccaatgaaagataccaagtgcagtcGGGTCCtttccacctgatctctccaatggagtggatgtcttcctctttctctgcttccatCGGCGTGTACTGATTCGattactttcaaagctggagtgttcacATTCTtccagacaacatgacctagccaacgtagccccTGTCTGTGTCAATTTCGCCGTATATCTCATCGTTTCAATCCGCAAAGAATCATAAATGCTCTGCAAAATTATTCTCTCAAACTCTCCTAAGGCCGCCTTTTCAGAtattgtcattgtccatgcctccgcaaCATACAGCACTCCGGAAATGATAACGGACCTGTaattttggtctttgttcatcgagaaagaacttttcttcttaattacctactcagtccgatgtAGCATCTGTTTGTAAGAGCgactctgcgttggatttcaaggctggcattgttgttggtgttaatgctggttccaagatagacgaaattatctacgacttcaaagttgtgacagtcaacagtgacgtgtgagcCAAGCCGCGTATGTGATGactgtttttttcttgttgacaGGAGTTATTTCGACCTGTTATCATTCACAACCAGGTTCTCAAGTTTCGCTTGCTTATAGtgtctggaaaaagcagaactaacggccctgttgttgaggccaatgatactGATGTCagcggcgtacgccagcagttgtaaaCTCTTATAGAATATTCTACCTTCCGTATTTAGCACTGCAGCTCGTCTTATTTTTTTTCTCCACAATGGATTGAAGTAGTCATACTATAGACAGTCGCCTTACCTGAAAGCACATTTGGTAtcgaggttcttcccgatccgtCTTCGAGTAAATTATTGAACTATCCATTGACGTAAGCATTTTAATATTGGGAACCTCCTGAGCTCGTTCGAACTCTGGAACAGAGCATCATTGCCGATGTTTAATCACATGTTGGCAGTTTTTTCATTCAACGTGTCTTTTTATGACTTCGTTGAATATCCGAATCAAAGAATTTTTCTTGTTGAGACTTGGAAACGCACCTAGTAACAGTAATATCAAAATGAGGACTCGGTACACACCGCTATTTCACCAATCTTAGACTGACAAGCTCTTTTAAGCTTCAGAGTCGTCGTCTCTGAATACTTCCTATCCAGTCTGGAGTTTAACTCAATTTATAAATCGGAGCAGGAGCTCTTACCGAGTTAATGCCACTAGAAAATGTAAGGAAAAGCATCGGACATCCTTATTCATAGTTCATGACTACGTTTCATCGTCCATTACTAAGCTTGTTTTTGCCCAAGTGAAGAATATATGATCCCAGGCATTAGGATAATGGAAACGTAACTCAGACTTCTCTAGTTTTTCTAATGAAACTCTtgataatatacaatttttgaccGTATTCTATGCCCTCAATCTACCTTTTTTAGACTTGAACTCTTTAATTCAGCAACAATAAATATTCGCCTATCCATAAAGCAGTTTACACTGTCTATAATTTTCGACTGTAAATACGCAAGCTCGCTGGCTCCATCCAAGAGAGCGCATCATGACTGCCTCGAAGCTTTTTTACTTTCCAACCAACCATAAGTTGGAGTTTCTCTGTATGAGTGtgcttacaaatatttatttgcagttAATCGAAGATTTAGTGCAGGCAATGCAATTTTCAGTGGACGGGCGGCACGTTCAACATCTTCATCACGTTCATATGAGCTCGCTCGCATAGTCTTACTCTCTAATATAGTAAATTCTAAAAGTGGCTGAAATGTGCAAAATTGTTTCTTGCAGTTTATGGTTACGCTGGCTGGTTTATATATCATGGTTgggttaataaataaaattacatatgtacatacagagtGGCGCACATAAAGTGTAATAATGGTGTATGAAATATGAACTCAGGCTGCTTTAGAAGACGTAACTGAGTGCAGGAATCATATTGGCAAATTTGTGTGTGTAATTGAATGAGATTATGTGTGGCTCAGCTTCATATAAGAGAGAAAGTTTTATGAGGTTTACATTTGGGATTTATGATAGCAACGGGGCAGCGAATAAAAGGTCTGACTGGGATCCAAATTATTTAGAGATTTGAAGAACTTTCCAGCAATGGCCGGTGTAGGCACCAAAGCCGGCAACTTCGAGACCTAAGTAATCATCTTCGTGAGTTAATTGTTCAATGGAAAGtgtatatcaatttttttaccgATTCCATAAATGCCTCTGGAGTTTTGAGAACATTGAAGAATGTTTCAAACCAAAATCATTCAAGTATTTAGTAAACTTGGTATAATTCTTAAAATACCAGGAGCCTTTTCCAAAAGCTGTTGAACTCAATATCTTTCAACAACGTTTCTCGAAAACTCAGCAGGCCCTAGAAGAAGGTCTAACACTAGATCCAATTTAAGACGAAAAAGGCGTCAAGTGTGCCCAATTTCACAAGTTCAACGAAAATAATTTACGTTCTCAGTATCCAGAACTCGTTCCAGGTATTCATTGAGAAAGTGAGGACTGTGAAACTACCTCAACAAAGGCTCTAGAGGTTATTCTCGACATCCGaccaatacatatacaaatgaagTATGAGGCAGTGCCCACGGCTAGCCGACTCATGATGAGAGGCTATTGGAACTAACATGGAAACATATTCGATCTTGTTAAATTGGGTTAAGCTGGCAACGCGACAGAGAAAAGGAGACCAAGGAGTAACTAAAAACATGATTTTCATTCCTCAGTAGAGGTGACTTGACCAAAGGTTTTGTTACGGCACAATTGGTTACCACGCGAGAGTATAGTGGGCTATATGTATGCGGCCGGCTGTAGACCAGCGCTTATTCGCCGCCCTTCTGaatcaaccaaccaaccaagaGCGGACTATTTAAAGTTttgacaaatatatttatttgcattttcaccaaaaatttattgacgCTACATAATATACACTTAAAAAGCCCTTCAGTTCTCATCTACCGTCTCTTGATCTGTGGTCGTCGCTGTTTTGAGAAATTCATGGATATCAATTGGTTTGTTATATAAAACCGGCGGCCTATATGCGACACCAGGCTTTAAGTCTGGTAGCAAATCCTTTTTCGTCACCAGCAATTTTGGCTCCGGTAGCGGTGGTAACTTGGCCGGTCCCTTACGTTCAAAAATCGGACGGATTTCTTCCTTTTGCTCTGTGTACCACTCTAAAAAGCGCGATTTAATCTCCGTCAAAGGTCTGCGTGTTATAGGATGATCTTGCAGCTGACGTTCCGCGGGTAAAGATTCTTTAATCTGACGTGCCTGTGCGGCCGTGAGTATTGATGAGTGATAATCGACGTATGAGAAACGTTTGGCCGTACCACCGAAACCCAGTTTTTTACCTTTACTCAAGGGTCGACGTATTATAGTCACCTTTACGATGCAATTGAAGCGTACCTTTTGCTCTTGATAGAGATTTATATATGGTGGGAAGTAGGATAAGCGTCTTCGGCGCGGGGCTAAtatcatatttatatatctatagTCGTGAAATTGTTGTGCAGCGCGTGGAGAAAACAAACGCTTTAACGACTTATCCAATTTCTTGGGCTGATGCAGTTTAGAACCCGGCAAGCGGAAGACATAAGTATGTCCGTGACCGATGACATGCGTGAAATCCGGTGCGCAGTACAAATGCGATTTGATCTTCTTGTATGGTATACGACGGAATTTCTTGCGTTTCTCGCGATCAATGATTAACGGCAGACCGGGTGTGAAGATTTTCTTTCCACAAGCGCAGTGTTTCGGGAAGCGCACCTCGTACCGTCCCACCGCCGGTTCGAAGCTCAAGTGTCGACGTATTATGCCCGGCAGTTTTTCGGGTATGCAGGAGTTGCGTAGAAACAAGTGTGGATTATGCTTTGGCGGATGTATGGGCTTAGACCTGCAGTTGGCGATACCACTATTAGTCAATACATTTGACAATAACGGTTACATACATGTTATGTTGAATCGTATGCCTTTCTACGTTATATTGCGCCGGTGAAGGTTCTGTGGGCAAGCGTTTCACCAATACTGGATCGGTCACCATGCAACGTGTGCTGGCGGGTCGCTGGCGAGGATCTGTGTGGGGAAGGTGAATATTATATAAGATACTGAGGCCTTTTATCAAACTTTTATCGAACTCAAACTTGGTAAATAGGTGTATTTcaataattgatttattttccgTTAAAATCGATCAGGTCGTACGACTAGAACGTATAGATgtcatataaaagttaattcgAAAACCAGCTTTTTTGTTATAACTCTTAAAATCATACAGATAATATCATGAAATTGCGTGTAATATATATCTGCCCTAAATAGAATATGTATggaaaaaatcatgaaaatcaGAAGTCGCTAagatatggctgccatacaacaGACTTTTCAAAAACGCGATTTTAATCTTTTATAGCTACACTTGAACCCCTAGaaacatgaaattttgtgaaaacttTATCCTTCATAAGTAAATAttgaacaataaaaatcaacaaGACAGGGTGACTATAGcgtatatctgccatacaagcGGTTGTTCAAAAACGCTATTATATGTGATATTTGCTAAATAGAGGTAGCTAATTATACGAAATTTTGTcccatatttgtttataatcaTTAGAAACTAGGTCGTGAATATTATTAAGATTACTTGATTATAACTCATAGCTCTCATACAACCGATTtttcgaaaacgagtttttttgtaataactCCTAAAAATAGGTGCCTAACAATACGAAATTTTGTAAAGTATTTAGTTATAACTACTAGAATTCGAGTAGCAAATTTTACTCAGATTAGATGATTATATATCATAGTGCCCATATAACCGATTTTTCGAAAACGAGATTTTCTAAAACAACTGCTTTGATTAAGTTAATACGAGTAcacaattttgtgaaaaatttactcATTATAACTAGAAATAGTACAAcgaaaattgttaagatcggctgattatagcatatagctctcatATGACCGATTGTTCAGTTATAAGCGTTTGGGTTGTATCTCTCCCAATTAAGCTGATAAGTACTCAGAATTTCGAGCAGTATCTATGTATCTTTAGGCTATAAGGGAAGAAGAGGTATCAAAAGGAATTAGATACAGAAAACAGTTATTTGGAGAATCATGGCTCTTGGTAACCTATAATAAAGTTACCAAAAAAGCTGATTAATCAGTTATGACTTTACAATAATAACCTAAATCTAATATGATTTCTGATCTAAATGTAATCTACTTAATCTATTAAGAATGTGTTCTTACTCTCCGTTATTTCCATTAAGCCTCACACTTACTGCTCAAAAAAACTCCTTTATGCCTGTTGTGTGGCAAGTTGAACCGATCCGTTAATTTCGTTACATTATACAATTTCCACTTGTCTCTGGTCTTCTTTGGCGGTGTGTATTTATTATACTCCTGCAAATCAATTTTAAACTCTTTCCTCAACTTTCGCCAATATGCGCCACCCAAACCACGACGACTTGCAAACGGTTCCTTGGAGATATCATAAATATTGGGTGGCAGATGAAAGGTTTTGAGATTGTATGCATCACGTACGTCATCAACCAAGCGTCGACTCGAGCATGGTCCAGTGTTTTCGGGATAATCACCTAAGAGATGACGCGCATGCTCCTTCGAACGCGTTTCGATGCCCTTCTCTGTAaaggcaaaatttcaaatgaagaTCTAACATTTTTAGAATTTAGTATTAAGACTTGCCTGCAATGCAGTCCATTGTATAGAATTTATGTTTGGTCTTAATGTATTTGGATATAATGCGTTCATTCTTAAAGCTGTTGCCTGCAAAGTTGATTAAGGTTCAGTTAGACTCGTGTAATTTAGGCATAGCACGCAGTGGAGTGAAGAGCAATGCCTCGGCTAGAACGGGTTTTGTTCTTTCATCGCAGCTTTGCACCTTTCTCCACTATGTGCTCAGCCTTATTTGTAGTTTCGCGTGCTCTCACGTGTGGCCAATAAAAGCGGTATGTTGAGGCGTTCCgagagaaaatttatttcaccACCTTCGCACTTTTTGACGGGCATTTTGCGGttgcgaaataaaaatttttgattttaaagcaACCGAAGAtataagtttattttatatattatctgcttgaaaattgctttcaataaaattttaaagacatCAGTGAGAaatagtttgaatttttttctatatatatgtatggcagaaacttcaatttcttagaaaactcaaattgaaagaaaaaactgaCAATTATATCCAGTCAGcgaaacgtttttttttgggattttgaGTCGAAAAGCTAATACTTTATAAGTACATCATAGTTCAAAACTATGTTGAGATGTTGAGTTGTTGGGTTGCTACCGACGAAgatcaaaaagtttttaaaataattttagatgaCCGGAATGTGAAATTGTTCCAGATAACAGGCATTCTAAGGATATCAACTGAATGTGTTCTTCATACATATAATTCtggaatatttgggtatgagaaagctcggcgtaatttttttgggatgcgcatgaaataatttttattgactaccttgaaaaaggaaagaCCATCAagagcgactattacatagcgttcTTAAACCGTTTGAAGGAAAAAagaagtgctgtttcaccaagataATGCACCGTCCCACAAGAAAGTTTTAGACCTTCTGGCtgttgcagtgtcttccagggcgaggttgcagccattaaggtagcagtagcatccactcagatagcagagcggctttcagggctggtcaaagagtgcctaacctcgctagcaatagcatcgagtgtctttctGATAAGACCGGTATGGGCGCCAGGCTACAGCGGAATcacaggaaactgtaaagctgataaGCTAGCAAGAAAACGCACCTTAGCTATCGTTTAATCATCGCTATCGGTATAATGGGAGCGGTTCGGTGCTGCCGTATCCTCTTGTATTCTACTACTAGCTAGCTGGGCTCcgcggaagcttggccagcgctgggccagcgtcggtacatgcgctgtcgcataAGCCTTTTGGCCCTAGATCGATGGCAAGATATCTAGTGATCTGTTGCCCTCAGTAAAGCTAGTCTCTCCCTAATTTGTATTGgcgtccacgcagtaaggctgggaatttAACCAGACGCCATCTATAGAAGCTGctaaaacaactcaacactttcttcttgaCTATAGCACGTCTgagaggtcaagacttaaacacttgggagcgcacaGCTTCAGACATTCCACCGAGCTGGCAGGAATGGAGCTTCGTAAAATGACCATTGACTTCTTTTCTTTTCGAAAGATTTCTTCAAATTAAGATACCCATTAAACGCCTCCTGCTTTGCCGTCATAAGTAATACTTTTGCTGATTTTATCAACACATTGAAACGTATGAATGATGATCACGAATCTCGCCAGACCGAATCAGCTCTCTGATACAACAAAAATGGCGTCAAACTTATTAGCAAAACACTGTTAAAAAATTCTCTCAAGCTTTCCAGCAGCACTTTCAAGCGTTCTTCTAATTTTTCTTACATATTCGTACTGCTTTAAAACCCCCTTTCTGATTTAAGGTTTGTCCGCTTTCTCTTTTGAAGCAGCGCGCTAAAGAATCCGGTATGATGTGCGCGCTTCCTGTTTGCTTTGGTAAGcatttcataactttttatcTTCACACAATTAGTGTAATAAAAATTCACATATCATTTTATTCGTTGTAATTCTTTTTATGTGTCTAACACGGTTAATAAACATTTCGCGTTTTTATTGCCAAACTCACTACGCTCTTTATGCTTATCTTCCTTAAAGGATGTTAAGCACGGAAAGGATGTGCATTTGTGAGAGTATTTATGGATGTATGTTTGCGTAGGTGAATGCGAGAACGGCTGCGCATGAATGGGGATTAGGTTGCTGTAGATGTAGGTGAATATTTAAATTGGAAAATGGGTTTGTAGATGAAGATTGCTTAGCTCGACTTGCACTTGGTTATATCCTTttttctgtgtatgtgtgtagaatGGAATTTAGAGTCTTATTTGAAGACGTTTTTCTTAGATAGTGTTCATGAGGTTCTAACCCAACTAAGGGCCattgttaatattttgaatagttagcCAAACCTAGAAGAGACGTAATCAGCTTTTTCACGAATGTGACGAAGCTTTGGTGGAAAGTTGTCTAACGTCCTGAGCTCTCAATCAAATCTTGATTCAGACTGCTTGTAGAAGTTCGTAGAAACAAAAGTGACAGCCAACGAAGTAGCAAAAGATGTACTTCTCGAAAGATCGGCTTCTTTTAAGAAAGTATATGGACATCCATTACGATAGCGGAACTACTATACATACCTTGAGCTCGCTGAGAGTGAGTCTATAGCTAGTCAAGTAGCGCATAACCTCACTAGCAgaagcatcaagctacttctaTATTAAACTTATCTTGGTGCCTGTCCACACCAGAATCGTTGTAAATTCTTAAGACGATGAGCTTGCAAGAAAAGGCACTCTTAATTCCATCAAGATAGGAACGAGCAGGGACTCCCCTGTCTTCGTGCATTCGAGCATTGAATATATGGCCGTGCGCTAGCTCGGCAAGCGTTGGTCAGGAGCCTTCTGGCCCAGAGTGGAACGTAAAAGGCCCTTGGAGTTACTAG from Bactrocera tryoni isolate S06 chromosome 3, CSIRO_BtryS06_freeze2, whole genome shotgun sequence harbors:
- the LOC120772040 gene encoding uncharacterized protein LOC120772040 — its product is MPVKKCEGGEINFLSERLNIPLLLATRNSFKNERIISKYIKTKHKFYTMDCIAEKGIETRSKEHARHLLGDYPENTGPCSSRRLVDDVRDAYNLKTFHLPPNIYDISKEPFASRRGLGGAYWRKLRKEFKIDLQEYNKYTPPKKTRDKWKLYNVTKLTDRFNLPHNRHKGVFLSNPRQRPASTRCMVTDPVLVKRLPTEPSPAQYNVERHTIQHNMSKPIHPPKHNPHLFLRNSCIPEKLPGIIRRHLSFEPAVGRYEVRFPKHCACGKKIFTPGLPLIIDREKRKKFRRIPYKKIKSHLYCAPDFTHVIGHGHTYVFRLPGSKLHQPKKLDKSLKRLFSPRAAQQFHDYRYINMILAPRRRRLSYFPPYINLYQEQKVRFNCIVKVTIIRRPLSKGKKLGFGGTAKRFSYVDYHSSILTAAQARQIKESLPAERQLQDHPITRRPLTEIKSRFLEWYTEQKEEIRPIFERKGPAKLPPLPEPKLLVTKKDLLPDLKPGVAYRPPVLYNKPIDIHEFLKTATTTDQETVDEN
- the LOC120770782 gene encoding uncharacterized protein LOC120770782; translated protein: MHHQYCRRNEINFLTDRLTLPLFLATRVSSKKSEYRIRTEEIIRKMCEEEKRLNTKMRSVYEKRIGIYAENPRPCINLRHIKLVRDHSDTKYFHLPPNIYETDKIPFEKRRGLGGAYWHRSSTNKLSSGNAQVTNWQFYNIPRDSDRFTNRHNHYKGKFRTMTPKGRDTKWNSQSDLAEKQSDLAKDSQLNRLNLNWDLTSQHYNLRTNAAKPNPHVFLQNSCVPEKRMSYIPRHQSFQPAVGRYEIAMEAAIQPVIQPAIKRVPYASIKKKLSHSQSIPKIVTGSVRRRLLHWMLDAATLTQAKLFDLDDLEEPQLRRASISRHAQKVMPMKVANIRFNSIIAEPRMKINVGSSKQPAPRASAASKQFQLSRKEAAVQKQFVAKREYKRNFKFRPLPSPKVLATKTEIFANIYSCDTPCFYFRKLDIDKFLKKSTANKTQTKC